A single Kribbella aluminosa DNA region contains:
- a CDS encoding LLM class flavin-dependent oxidoreductase — protein sequence MDYGHELVFGTFLTPAVDAPDRVIALAQLTEQVGLDLVSFQDHPYQPRLMDAWTLLSVVAAQTERIKVTTNVANLPLRHPVVLARSVATLDLITGGRVELGLGAGGFLEAVAANAGPRLTTGQSITALEEAIAIMREVWTPGAGGIRLEGKHYTVAGAKRGPAPAHDVSIWLGAYKPRMLALTGRLADGWLPSSGYAGPDELASMNKVIDEAAVDAGRDPAAVRRLYNVAGQFNGRGGFLQGPEELWIDQLTELTLGEGISTYILASDNPDDIRRFSEVAAGVREAVAIARSGAVVSPAPVSSFGVVPTPPPAVRRSAVQLLDEAERPTGPAQDPSRTYTPYQLQSGQHLIDVHDHLRAELEQVRDLVEQVAAGTLGVGAARSHINTMTMRQNNWTLGTYCESYCRLVTTHHSLEDASLFPHLRRADPALAPVVDRLQEEHKIIHDVLEGVDKALVALVDGSGSIDGLRAAMDLLDDTLLSHLSYEERELAEPLARLGVL from the coding sequence ATGGACTACGGCCACGAGCTGGTCTTCGGCACGTTCCTGACCCCCGCGGTCGACGCCCCGGACCGGGTGATCGCGCTGGCCCAGCTGACCGAGCAGGTCGGGCTGGACCTGGTCAGCTTCCAGGACCACCCGTACCAGCCCCGGCTGATGGACGCGTGGACGCTGCTGTCCGTCGTCGCCGCGCAGACCGAGCGCATCAAGGTGACCACCAACGTTGCCAACCTCCCGTTGCGGCACCCGGTCGTCCTGGCGCGCAGTGTCGCGACACTGGACCTCATCACGGGCGGCCGGGTGGAGCTCGGGCTAGGCGCAGGCGGCTTCCTGGAGGCGGTGGCGGCGAACGCGGGGCCACGGCTGACGACAGGGCAGAGCATCACCGCTCTCGAGGAGGCCATCGCGATCATGCGCGAGGTCTGGACGCCTGGAGCCGGTGGGATCCGGCTCGAGGGCAAGCACTACACCGTGGCCGGCGCCAAGCGCGGCCCGGCGCCCGCGCACGACGTGTCGATCTGGTTGGGCGCATACAAGCCGCGGATGCTGGCCCTGACCGGACGGCTCGCCGACGGCTGGCTGCCGAGCAGCGGGTACGCCGGGCCGGACGAGCTGGCTTCTATGAACAAGGTGATCGACGAGGCGGCCGTAGACGCCGGCCGGGACCCAGCGGCCGTACGGCGGCTCTACAACGTCGCCGGCCAGTTCAATGGGCGTGGCGGGTTCCTGCAGGGGCCAGAGGAGCTGTGGATCGACCAGCTGACCGAGCTGACGCTGGGCGAGGGCATCAGCACGTACATCCTTGCCTCTGACAACCCTGACGACATCAGGCGCTTCTCTGAGGTTGCAGCAGGCGTACGTGAGGCTGTGGCGATCGCACGGTCGGGTGCAGTCGTCTCTCCAGCTCCGGTGTCCAGCTTTGGCGTCGTACCGACACCACCTCCTGCTGTACGGCGGAGCGCAGTACAGCTGCTGGACGAGGCGGAGCGGCCGACCGGGCCGGCGCAGGACCCGTCACGGACGTACACGCCGTACCAGCTGCAGTCGGGGCAGCACCTGATCGATGTGCACGACCACCTGCGTGCTGAGCTCGAGCAGGTACGTGACCTGGTGGAGCAGGTCGCGGCCGGGACGCTCGGGGTCGGTGCGGCGCGGTCACACATCAACACGATGACCATGCGGCAGAACAACTGGACGCTGGGCACGTACTGCGAGTCGTACTGCCGGCTTGTCACGACGCACCACTCGCTGGAGGACGCGTCGCTCTTCCCGCACCTCCGGCGCGCCGACCCCGCTCTGGCGCCGGTGGTGGACCGGCTGCAGGAGGAGCACAAGATCATCCACGACGTGCTGGAGGGTGTCGACAAAGCGCTGGTCGCGCTCGTAGACGGCTCAGGCAGCATCGACGGATTGCGCGCCGCCATGGACCTGCTCGACGACACGCTGCTCTCGCACCTGTCCTACGAGGAGCGAGAGCTGGCGGAGCCGCTGGCGCGGCTTGGGGTGCTGTAG
- a CDS encoding DUF6308 family protein: MNIGTRKIVVDEAIAQLRLYAETNGSVLQYYDGLPGMTTVGGSDPNRVTLEDLARTMVIGSDLRALDIPWLLEVEAEKDLAAIPVDARLEDAVPGSELFEAAMALDDKFTGHRGFGHAKKSKLLHLKRPYLYPVTDSFIRMTYGTSAAGSAFLSAVRDDLVNPANIRDFKLLQVRLIAEPATSAARLLGEVPTLRLLDILASLLGEAK, translated from the coding sequence ATGAACATCGGTACCCGGAAGATCGTCGTCGACGAGGCGATCGCGCAGTTGCGGCTGTACGCCGAGACGAACGGCTCCGTGCTGCAGTACTACGACGGGCTGCCGGGGATGACCACCGTCGGCGGCTCCGACCCGAACCGGGTCACGCTCGAGGACCTGGCCCGGACGATGGTGATCGGCTCCGACCTCCGGGCGCTGGACATTCCGTGGCTGCTCGAGGTCGAGGCCGAGAAGGACCTCGCGGCGATCCCGGTCGACGCACGCCTCGAGGACGCGGTGCCGGGGAGCGAGCTGTTCGAGGCGGCGATGGCGCTCGACGACAAGTTCACCGGCCACCGGGGTTTCGGGCACGCGAAGAAGTCGAAGCTGCTGCACCTGAAGCGGCCGTACCTGTATCCGGTGACGGACAGCTTCATCCGGATGACCTACGGTACGTCGGCAGCCGGCTCCGCCTTCCTGTCCGCGGTCCGCGACGACCTGGTGAACCCGGCCAACATCCGCGACTTCAAGCTGCTCCAGGTCCGCCTGATCGCGGAGCCGGCCACCAGCGCCGCCCGGCTGCTGGGCGAGGTGCCGACGCTCCGCCTGCTCGACATCCTCGCCTCCCTGCTGGGTGAGGCGAAGTAG
- a CDS encoding DUF4291 family protein has product MRSIQIGPSGDAVRRYVHEWIVGIEDVTADMQHVRDLARTSTEAAEGRRAADCRARGRRRASLGAEDAGSGRSGVPGAESRARGCRS; this is encoded by the coding sequence GTGCGGTCGATCCAGATCGGGCCGTCGGGGGATGCGGTACGCCGGTACGTGCACGAGTGGATCGTCGGGATCGAGGACGTCACCGCGGACATGCAGCACGTGCGCGACCTCGCCCGTACGTCGACAGAAGCGGCAGAGGGTCGCCGGGCTGCGGATTGCCGTGCACGCGGTCGGCGCCGCGCATCCTTGGGTGCGGAAGATGCCGGTAGTGGACGCTCGGGCGTACCGGGCGCCGAGTCGCGTGCGCGTGGCTGTCGAAGTTAG
- a CDS encoding FMN-dependent NADH-azoreductase, translated as MSTLLHIASSPRGNKSESLRIADTFVDVYRETHPGDEVVTWNLWDGTLPEFGPAAAGAKMTFIAGEALEGEEAEAWEAVQATVQRFLAADRLLFSVPMWNAGVPYILKQFIDVISQPGTIWGLDPHTGYQPLLAGTGRKAAVIYTSGVWGPQLGPSFGTNFQSTFFNDWLRWTGIDDITDIRYHPTLTGDAPQSRDEALSTTRTTAKTF; from the coding sequence ATGAGCACCCTGCTGCACATCGCGTCGTCACCCCGTGGAAACAAGTCGGAGTCGTTGCGGATCGCCGACACGTTCGTCGACGTCTACCGCGAGACGCACCCCGGCGACGAGGTCGTCACCTGGAACCTGTGGGACGGCACGCTGCCGGAGTTCGGGCCGGCCGCGGCCGGCGCCAAGATGACGTTCATCGCGGGCGAAGCGCTCGAGGGCGAAGAGGCCGAGGCCTGGGAAGCCGTCCAGGCGACCGTCCAGCGCTTCCTCGCCGCGGACCGCCTCCTGTTCAGCGTCCCGATGTGGAACGCCGGAGTCCCGTACATCCTCAAGCAGTTCATCGACGTGATCTCCCAGCCCGGGACGATCTGGGGCCTGGACCCCCACACCGGATACCAGCCCCTCCTCGCCGGCACCGGCCGTAAAGCAGCCGTCATCTACACCAGTGGCGTCTGGGGCCCACAACTCGGCCCCAGCTTCGGCACCAACTTCCAGTCCACCTTCTTCAACGACTGGCTCCGCTGGACCGGCATCGACGACATCACCGACATCCGCTACCACCCCACCCTCACCGGCGACGCACCCCAATCCCGCGACGAAGCCCTCTCCACCACCCGCACCACCGCCAAGACCTTCTAA
- a CDS encoding LysE family transporter yields MEVDARSVVIGLVVAGLLAGYGVAVPVGPVGTYLVALTARSSLRIGAFAALGVASADGVYAAVAAGAGSMLAPLLVPIVGPLRWASVLVLIGLAVMGAAKAVRRYREQRIVALQQEAPVGAWTAYLGMLGMTMLNPWTVIYFAALVLGGSGVAGVGGRIVFVVAAFVASASWQLLLAGGGALLGRVLTGARGRLATALVSSALIVVLAARLVV; encoded by the coding sequence GTGGAGGTCGATGCCCGGTCAGTCGTGATCGGGCTGGTGGTCGCGGGGCTTTTGGCTGGGTACGGCGTTGCCGTGCCGGTCGGGCCTGTCGGGACCTATCTGGTGGCGTTGACGGCGCGGAGTTCGTTGCGGATCGGGGCGTTCGCCGCTCTTGGGGTCGCTTCGGCTGATGGTGTGTACGCGGCGGTCGCTGCGGGAGCCGGTTCGATGCTGGCTCCGTTGCTCGTGCCGATTGTCGGACCGTTGCGTTGGGCATCGGTTCTGGTGCTGATCGGCCTCGCGGTGATGGGAGCGGCCAAGGCGGTACGGCGTTATCGCGAGCAGCGGATCGTCGCGCTGCAACAGGAAGCCCCGGTCGGCGCGTGGACGGCGTACCTCGGGATGCTCGGGATGACGATGCTCAACCCGTGGACGGTGATCTACTTCGCGGCGCTGGTACTCGGGGGATCGGGTGTCGCGGGTGTCGGCGGGCGGATCGTGTTCGTGGTGGCGGCGTTCGTGGCGTCGGCGAGTTGGCAACTGCTGCTCGCGGGCGGTGGAGCGCTGCTCGGACGAGTGCTGACCGGGGCGCGGGGCCGGTTGGCGACGGCGCTGGTGTCGAGCGCGCTGATCGTCGTACTTGCGGCGCGACTGGTTGTCTAG
- a CDS encoding alpha/beta fold hydrolase, translating to MESTIAAVQEDRWAEWERLEPSALAVFAEHGMFTPEQQDELIRRRPHTARAVIAGGSHDAHLDAFDGWVDVLRSYLRAGRTSV from the coding sequence ATGGAGTCGACGATCGCCGCGGTGCAGGAGGATCGCTGGGCGGAGTGGGAGCGGCTGGAACCGTCTGCGCTTGCGGTGTTCGCCGAGCACGGCATGTTCACGCCGGAGCAGCAGGACGAGCTGATCCGACGTCGTCCGCACACCGCGCGGGCCGTGATTGCCGGCGGAAGTCACGATGCGCACCTCGATGCGTTCGACGGATGGGTCGACGTGCTTCGCAGCTATTTGCGGGCTGGGCGGACTTCGGTCTAG
- a CDS encoding UvrD-helicase domain-containing protein: protein MTEQLLDGDARERIRSDTDATLFVEAGAGSGKTHALVERVRTLVLRDGVPLRTIAAVTFTEKAGAELRDRLRVEFEKARRTDAGQLADAALDDLDSASIGTLHAFAQQILLAHPIEAGLPPLIEVLDEVGSSVAFEERWAELQQQLLDDDTIAEPLLLAMAVGVELKHLRSLARLFGNDWDLIADRVLVEPPELVAMPDLTGLIAAAAQIGGLAETCLDPEDRLLPKVVQIRELGLMLEAASDQETQLSFLQALRGIKVGRIGRKENWPDIAKARADCTEVVEVAGSLVELLLDACLRHLSHWIAERVLESAELRRADGRLEFHDLLVLARDLLRRDADVRDELQERFERLLLDEFQDTDPIQIELAVRIAGGAEASDPDWHDIEVPEGRLFVVGDPKQSIYRFRRANIATYLTAQELLGETVALTTNFRTVPPILQWINTVFTTLIQPQDSAQPAYQALSPHRTNPGEPHTDSADTGARTPGGSRPPASSTAPGAPGSSDRGSTPVEGDQLSIFDEPALFDEPDHGAELTDLAEVLPFRRRGDAIDVPLEEPAAVDPSAGPAVTILGAVPHDDLPRAQASVLREREATDVASVIEEALRDGWLVYDDRTQTWRPAEAGDIAVLVPARTSLPFLEDALDRADIPYRAEASSLVYQTAEVRDLLACARALGDPSDQLALVTTLRSPLFGCGDDDLFTWKRKGGTFTLTAPVPDQLLTHPVGDAMEWLRRTHYAARWLTPSEVLAKIVADRRMLEVAAIGPRARDAWRRIRFVVDQARAWSEVEHGGLRSYLAWAAHQGEETSRVAEAVLPETDADAVRVMTIHAAKGLEFPIVILSGMTASPNRQRGVQVLWPQSGGYAVKLKSSVQTEDFDLVQPVDEQMDDYERRRLLYVAATRARDHLVVSLHRSGNRRHTSNAELLATAGGVEAPNSTLFTGPPVPDREPTAAPDVSRPISRTEWEARASAAQAASRARSAQSASGLEGTGPDATLTDVDPGTAKGPRDVELPPWSKGRYGTAIGRAVHAVLQVVDLSTGAGLDAAVSTQCLAEGVLEFTDIVAALVRSALASDVVQRAAAREHWRESYVGTLQPDGTVLEGFVDLIYREDDGRLTIVDYKTDAIPAAALDSRVAYYAPQLQAYAQILPNTGPPILLFLNPGGAVERAVPER from the coding sequence ATGACCGAGCAGTTGCTCGACGGGGATGCGCGGGAGCGGATCCGGTCCGATACCGACGCCACGCTGTTCGTGGAGGCGGGTGCCGGCTCGGGGAAGACGCATGCGCTGGTCGAGCGGGTGCGGACGTTGGTGCTGCGGGACGGCGTACCGCTGCGGACGATCGCGGCCGTGACGTTCACCGAGAAGGCCGGGGCGGAGCTGCGGGACCGGTTGCGGGTCGAGTTCGAGAAGGCACGGCGTACGGACGCCGGGCAGCTCGCGGACGCGGCGCTGGACGATCTGGACTCGGCTTCGATCGGCACGCTGCACGCGTTCGCGCAGCAGATCCTGCTCGCGCATCCGATCGAGGCCGGGCTGCCGCCACTGATCGAAGTACTGGACGAGGTCGGGTCGTCGGTCGCGTTCGAGGAGCGGTGGGCCGAGCTGCAGCAGCAGTTGCTCGACGACGACACGATCGCCGAGCCGCTGCTGCTCGCGATGGCGGTCGGGGTCGAGCTCAAGCATCTGCGGTCGCTGGCGCGGCTGTTCGGCAACGACTGGGACCTGATCGCGGACCGGGTGCTCGTCGAGCCGCCCGAGCTGGTGGCGATGCCGGATCTGACCGGGCTGATCGCCGCGGCGGCGCAGATCGGCGGGCTCGCCGAGACGTGTCTGGATCCCGAGGACCGGCTGCTGCCGAAGGTGGTGCAGATCCGCGAGCTCGGTCTGATGCTGGAGGCCGCCTCCGATCAGGAGACACAGCTGTCGTTCCTGCAGGCGCTGCGCGGGATCAAGGTGGGCCGGATCGGGCGCAAGGAGAACTGGCCGGACATCGCGAAGGCGCGCGCGGACTGCACCGAGGTGGTCGAGGTCGCCGGTTCGCTGGTCGAGCTGCTGCTTGATGCTTGCCTGCGGCATCTTTCGCACTGGATCGCGGAGCGGGTGCTGGAGTCGGCCGAGCTGCGGCGGGCGGACGGGCGGCTCGAGTTCCACGACCTGCTGGTGCTGGCGCGGGACCTGCTGCGCCGCGACGCCGACGTACGGGATGAGCTGCAGGAGCGGTTCGAGCGGTTGCTGCTGGACGAGTTCCAGGACACGGACCCGATCCAGATCGAGCTCGCGGTCCGCATCGCCGGCGGCGCGGAGGCGTCCGACCCGGACTGGCACGACATCGAGGTCCCCGAGGGCAGGCTGTTCGTGGTCGGCGACCCGAAACAGTCCATCTACCGGTTCCGCCGCGCCAACATCGCGACGTACCTCACCGCCCAGGAGCTCCTCGGCGAAACCGTCGCCCTGACCACCAACTTCCGCACCGTCCCACCGATCCTCCAGTGGATCAACACCGTCTTCACCACCCTGATCCAGCCCCAGGACTCCGCCCAGCCCGCCTACCAAGCCCTCTCCCCCCACCGCACCAATCCTGGCGAGCCGCACACCGACAGCGCCGACACCGGGGCGCGCACACCAGGCGGCTCCCGCCCTCCAGCAAGCTCCACCGCACCTGGCGCCCCCGGTTCCTCGGACCGGGGCTCGACGCCCGTCGAGGGTGACCAGCTCTCGATCTTCGACGAGCCCGCACTCTTCGACGAACCCGACCACGGTGCTGAGCTCACCGATCTCGCGGAGGTGCTCCCGTTCCGCCGCCGCGGCGACGCCATCGACGTACCTCTCGAAGAGCCAGCCGCCGTCGACCCATCCGCCGGCCCCGCCGTCACGATCCTCGGCGCCGTCCCGCACGACGACCTCCCGCGCGCGCAAGCCTCCGTCCTCCGCGAGCGCGAAGCCACCGACGTCGCCTCCGTCATCGAGGAAGCGCTCCGCGACGGCTGGCTCGTGTACGACGACCGCACCCAAACCTGGCGCCCCGCCGAGGCCGGCGACATCGCCGTACTCGTCCCGGCCCGCACCTCCCTCCCGTTCCTCGAAGACGCCCTCGACCGCGCCGACATCCCGTACCGCGCCGAAGCCAGCTCCCTCGTCTACCAGACCGCCGAGGTCCGCGACCTGCTCGCCTGCGCCCGCGCCCTCGGCGACCCGAGCGACCAGCTCGCGCTCGTCACCACCCTCCGCTCGCCGCTGTTCGGCTGCGGCGACGACGACCTGTTCACGTGGAAGCGCAAAGGCGGCACGTTCACCCTGACCGCCCCGGTCCCCGACCAGCTCCTCACCCATCCCGTCGGCGACGCGATGGAGTGGCTCCGCCGTACGCACTACGCCGCCCGCTGGCTCACCCCCAGCGAAGTACTCGCGAAGATCGTCGCCGACCGCCGGATGCTCGAGGTCGCCGCGATCGGCCCGCGCGCCCGCGACGCCTGGCGGCGGATCCGGTTCGTCGTCGACCAGGCCCGTGCCTGGTCCGAGGTCGAGCACGGCGGACTCCGCTCGTACCTCGCCTGGGCCGCCCATCAGGGTGAGGAAACCTCCCGCGTCGCCGAGGCGGTCCTGCCCGAGACCGACGCCGACGCGGTCCGGGTGATGACGATCCACGCCGCGAAGGGACTCGAGTTCCCGATCGTGATCCTGTCCGGCATGACCGCCTCGCCGAACCGGCAACGCGGCGTACAGGTCCTCTGGCCGCAGTCCGGCGGGTACGCGGTCAAGCTCAAGTCATCCGTCCAGACCGAGGACTTCGACCTCGTGCAGCCCGTCGACGAACAGATGGACGACTACGAACGCCGCCGCCTGCTGTACGTCGCCGCGACCCGCGCCCGCGACCACCTGGTCGTCTCGCTGCACCGCTCCGGCAACCGCCGCCACACCAGCAACGCCGAGCTCCTCGCAACCGCCGGCGGCGTCGAAGCCCCGAACTCGACCCTCTTCACCGGCCCGCCCGTCCCCGACCGCGAGCCGACCGCCGCCCCCGACGTGTCCCGGCCGATCTCCCGCACGGAATGGGAAGCGCGGGCCTCCGCCGCACAAGCCGCGAGCCGCGCCCGCTCCGCGCAGAGCGCCTCCGGCCTCGAAGGCACCGGCCCGGACGCCACCCTCACCGACGTCGACCCCGGTACGGCGAAAGGCCCCCGCGACGTCGAGCTCCCGCCGTGGTCGAAGGGCCGCTACGGCACCGCGATCGGCCGCGCCGTCCACGCCGTACTGCAGGTCGTCGACCTCTCCACCGGCGCCGGCCTCGACGCCGCCGTATCGACCCAGTGCCTCGCCGAGGGCGTCCTCGAGTTCACCGACATCGTCGCCGCCCTCGTCCGCTCGGCGCTGGCGTCCGACGTCGTACAACGCGCCGCGGCCCGCGAGCACTGGCGCGAGTCGTACGTCGGCACGCTCCAGCCCGACGGCACCGTCCTCGAAGGCTTCGTCGACCTGATCTACCGCGAGGACGACGGCCGCCTGACCATCGTCGACTACAAGACCGACGCCATCCCCGCGGCAGCGTTGGACAGCCGCGTCGCGTACTACGCACCACAACTCCAGGCATACGCCCAGATCCTCCCCAACACAGGTCCCCCGATCCTCCTGTTCCTCAACCCGGGCGGAGCCGTCGAGCGAGCGGTACCGGAGCGCTAG
- a CDS encoding PD-(D/E)XK nuclease family protein: MSSTRIESTAYGAAALERLRAVVARLKADDPMTPVTLLLPNNLSGVIARRHLARESIGGLYLATLERLAEQIAAGLLAPRRPATRPIVAATWRTALAKAPGIFDEVAEHPSTIQALAAAHKELRDLSDPALDRVAEASALGRDLIRLHRQVTTELGTDWYDATDLLRAAAATVNSSTVRELGALVLYLPQELTQSEAGFVAALGDAAADLTVIVGLTDVRRADRAVRRSLERIGIDLPTSISKNYPVATEILNASDADDEVRCVVRDVVSALDQTPAHRIAVLYAAASPYARLLHEHLSAAHIEVNGPGTRPVHERAIARTLLEVLALVDHDLPRADVFRALANAPTRDFAGDRIPVPQWERMSRAAGVVRGDDWDTRLARYAESERRTADQEEAADDPRPAAVRRAQYNATTAERLHAFASTLRRRLTDLAALDTWFDLSAGVLQLFHDLLGDYSSLPIEEQYAAAAVEGSLKGLSTLDELGTPASLAVLRDVLDLELQQSLPRVGTFGTGVLVAPLSASIGLSADIVYVVGLSEDLYPGRVHEDALLPHRVREAAAPELASFRDRLDAKQRHLLVAFSSGARVVASFPRGDLRRSSRRLPTRWLLGSLRELTGDHALPATQWDRYEAVLRTSASYAGSLTTATMPATEQEWQTRAAAARLWVHDGVLVRARELLRGRASKAFTRFDGDLSGVSGLPEFAIDERIASPTSLESYATCPHAYFVERLLQVEPLEAPEDLLVISPVQIGNLIHNSLDAFVSRLAGSLPGYGEPWTAEQRTLLLTIGADLGDQFEAEGLTGHPRLWQRERLRILGDLMVLLTDDDRWRSSRSASVVASELRFGFDGEPPVEIPVPSGRVLLRGSADKVDLGADGTIYVTDVKTGGFSRYEGIESDPVAGGTKLQLPVYAYAARARLGEASTPVEASYWFVRRGGKRIPVPLTPEVEERYVDTLDVIVSSIAAGYFPPKAPEVPDFLWVQCPYCNPDGLGHSEVRARWDRKRHDPVLERLVRLIDPTALESADE, translated from the coding sequence ATGAGCAGCACGCGGATCGAGAGCACGGCGTACGGCGCCGCCGCTCTGGAGCGCCTGCGGGCCGTCGTCGCGCGGCTGAAGGCCGACGACCCGATGACCCCGGTCACGCTGCTGCTGCCCAACAACCTGTCCGGGGTGATCGCCCGCCGGCATCTCGCGCGGGAGTCCATCGGCGGTCTGTACCTCGCGACCCTCGAGCGCCTCGCCGAACAGATCGCGGCCGGGCTGCTCGCGCCGCGACGGCCCGCGACCCGTCCGATCGTCGCCGCCACCTGGCGTACGGCGCTGGCGAAGGCGCCCGGCATCTTCGACGAGGTCGCGGAGCACCCGTCGACCATTCAAGCGCTCGCTGCCGCGCACAAGGAGCTGCGCGACCTCAGCGATCCGGCGCTCGACAGGGTCGCGGAGGCCTCCGCGCTCGGCCGCGACCTGATCCGCCTGCACCGTCAGGTGACCACCGAGCTCGGCACGGACTGGTACGACGCGACCGACCTGCTCCGCGCCGCCGCGGCGACCGTCAACTCGTCGACGGTCCGCGAGCTCGGCGCTCTCGTTCTCTATCTCCCGCAGGAGCTGACGCAGTCCGAGGCCGGGTTCGTCGCCGCGCTCGGTGACGCGGCAGCTGATCTGACAGTGATCGTCGGCCTCACCGATGTCCGCCGTGCCGACCGTGCGGTCCGCCGCTCGCTGGAGCGGATCGGGATCGACCTGCCGACCTCGATCTCGAAGAACTACCCGGTCGCCACCGAGATCCTGAACGCGTCCGACGCCGACGACGAGGTGCGGTGCGTGGTCCGCGACGTGGTCTCGGCCCTCGACCAGACACCCGCGCACCGGATCGCGGTCCTCTACGCCGCCGCCTCGCCGTACGCGCGTCTGCTGCACGAGCACCTGTCCGCCGCCCACATCGAGGTCAACGGTCCCGGTACGCGTCCGGTGCACGAGCGCGCGATCGCGCGGACGCTGCTCGAAGTACTGGCCCTTGTCGATCATGACCTACCCCGGGCGGACGTCTTCCGGGCACTGGCGAACGCGCCGACGCGGGACTTCGCCGGCGATCGGATCCCGGTGCCGCAGTGGGAGCGCATGTCGCGGGCGGCCGGTGTGGTGCGTGGCGACGACTGGGACACCCGGCTGGCGCGGTACGCCGAGTCCGAGCGGCGGACCGCCGACCAGGAGGAGGCGGCCGACGATCCACGACCGGCCGCGGTACGGCGAGCGCAGTACAACGCGACCACCGCGGAGCGGCTGCATGCGTTCGCATCCACGTTGCGCCGACGGCTGACCGATCTTGCCGCGCTCGACACGTGGTTCGACCTGTCGGCGGGCGTGCTGCAGCTCTTCCACGATCTGCTCGGCGACTACTCGTCCTTGCCGATCGAGGAGCAGTACGCCGCGGCCGCGGTCGAGGGGTCGTTGAAGGGCCTGTCGACGCTCGACGAGCTCGGCACGCCGGCGAGTCTCGCAGTACTGCGTGATGTCCTCGATCTCGAGTTGCAGCAGTCGCTGCCACGCGTCGGGACGTTCGGCACCGGTGTGCTGGTGGCGCCGTTGTCGGCCAGCATCGGGTTGTCGGCGGACATCGTGTATGTCGTCGGTCTGTCGGAGGACCTGTATCCGGGGCGCGTGCACGAGGACGCGCTGCTTCCCCATCGGGTGCGGGAGGCGGCGGCGCCGGAGTTGGCGTCGTTCCGGGACCGCCTGGACGCGAAGCAGCGGCATCTGCTGGTCGCGTTCTCCTCGGGTGCGCGGGTGGTGGCGTCGTTCCCGCGCGGCGATCTGCGCCGGTCGTCGCGGCGCTTGCCGACGCGCTGGCTGCTCGGTTCGCTGCGCGAGCTGACCGGTGACCACGCGCTGCCCGCGACCCAGTGGGACAGGTACGAGGCGGTGCTGCGGACGTCCGCGTCGTACGCCGGTTCGTTGACGACGGCAACCATGCCGGCGACCGAGCAGGAGTGGCAGACGCGGGCCGCGGCGGCGCGGCTGTGGGTGCACGACGGCGTGCTCGTGCGGGCACGGGAGTTGTTGCGTGGCAGGGCGTCGAAGGCGTTCACCCGGTTCGACGGGGATCTGTCGGGGGTTTCGGGGCTGCCGGAGTTCGCGATCGACGAGCGGATCGCGTCGCCGACCTCGTTGGAGTCGTACGCGACCTGTCCGCACGCGTACTTCGTCGAGCGGCTGCTTCAGGTGGAGCCGCTGGAAGCGCCCGAGGACCTGCTCGTCATCTCCCCGGTGCAGATCGGGAACCTGATCCACAACAGCCTGGACGCGTTCGTGTCACGGCTGGCCGGTTCACTGCCCGGGTACGGCGAGCCCTGGACCGCGGAGCAACGCACGCTGTTGCTGACGATCGGCGCGGACCTCGGCGATCAGTTCGAGGCCGAGGGGCTGACCGGGCATCCGCGGTTGTGGCAGCGCGAGCGACTGCGGATCCTCGGGGATCTGATGGTGCTGCTGACCGACGACGACCGGTGGCGTTCTTCGCGATCCGCCTCGGTGGTCGCGAGCGAGCTGCGGTTCGGGTTCGACGGCGAGCCGCCGGTGGAGATCCCGGTGCCGTCCGGGCGGGTGCTGCTGCGAGGTTCCGCGGACAAGGTCGACCTCGGCGCGGACGGGACGATCTACGTCACCGACGTGAAGACCGGCGGCTTCTCGCGGTACGAGGGCATCGAGTCCGACCCGGTCGCGGGCGGCACGAAGCTGCAGTTGCCGGTGTACGCGTACGCCGCCCGCGCGCGACTGGGCGAGGCCTCCACCCCGGTCGAGGCGTCGTACTGGTTCGTCCGCCGCGGCGGCAAACGGATCCCGGTCCCGCTGACACCGGAGGTCGAGGAGCGGTACGTCGACACCCTCGACGTGATCGTGTCCTCGATCGCGGCCGGGTACTTCCCGCCGAAGGCGCCCGAAGTGCCGGACTTCCTGTGGGTGCAGTGCCCGTACTGCAACCCGGACGGCCTGGGGCACAGCGAGGTTCGGGCGCGGTGGGACCGCAAGCGGCACGATCCCGTGCTGGAGCGACTCGTCCGCCTCATCGACCCAACCGCGCTGGAGTCCGCCGATGAGTAG
- a CDS encoding VOC family protein, whose translation MTAAVHHVEIWVPDLSRAVTSWGWVLGRLGWKDGDGWPGGMTWTAPDGSYVVVEQSPAMSAAEHDRMRPGMNHLALNAASRAEVDGIVSEAADRGWTLMFADRHPYAGGPQHYAAFLHNDDGYEVEIVAP comes from the coding sequence ATGACTGCCGCGGTGCATCACGTCGAGATCTGGGTCCCGGACCTGTCCCGGGCCGTTACGAGCTGGGGCTGGGTCCTCGGCCGGCTGGGGTGGAAGGACGGTGACGGCTGGCCCGGTGGGATGACCTGGACCGCGCCGGACGGCAGCTACGTCGTGGTCGAGCAGAGTCCCGCGATGTCGGCGGCCGAGCACGACCGGATGCGGCCCGGGATGAACCACCTGGCGCTGAACGCGGCCAGCCGCGCAGAGGTCGACGGGATCGTGTCCGAGGCGGCCGATCGCGGCTGGACACTGATGTTCGCCGACCGGCATCCGTACGCCGGCGGCCCGCAGCATTACGCCGCCTTCCTGCACAACGACGACGGTTACGAGGTGGAGATCGTCGCCCCTTGA